The segment TTCCTTAATTCAGCTTCTTGAATGATTCTAAAAGACAGTATCtcaacttcagcaggtatgactgcttCTGTTCCATACACCAGTAAGTATGGAGTAGCTCCAATCAATATTCGGACAGTTGTTCAATAACCCAACAAAGCATATGGAAACATATCATGCCAACCTCGgtgattgtcaatcattttcctcaaaatcttcttgatattcttattggtAGCCTCTATAGCTCCGTTTATTTAAGGACAATAAGCGGTTGAGTCTCGGTGAGTAATCTTAATTGATCACGTATATCTCTCATTAAGTGACTGTTGAGATTAGCATCATTATCAGTAATGATAGACTCTGTTACTCCAATCCTGTATATGAGATTAttgcgaacaaaatcagctACAACTTCCTTGGTCACCGACTTGTACgaagctgcttccacccacttggtaAAGTAATCAATagcaactaaaataaatatgtgtCCATTAGAGGTGTCTGGTTCTATCGGACTGATGACATCCATGCCCCAAGATACAAATGGCCAAGGTTAACTCATAGCATTGAGTTCGTGAGGTGGCACTCGGATCAAATCcccgtgcacttgacatttatgacatttctgcacaaacttgcaacaatcatactccatagtcatccagaaataacCATCTCGAAGTATCTTCCTCGCCAAAGTGAGTCAATTCATATGCGTACCACAGACTCcagcatgtatctgttcaataagctTCACAATTTCAACAACATCGATACATCTAAGAAGACCTAAATCTGGAGTGCTCCTGTAAAGGACTTCTCCACTTAGAAAGAAGTTGAGAGCCATACGGCGTATCAACTTCTTCTGGTTGGATGTTGCATCTTCAGAATAAATTTCGGACTCGAAATACTTTTTTGTATCAAAATACCATGGCAAATTGTCTAGTTCTGCTTCAACGTGTAAACAATGGACCAGATGTTCTTTCAGCTCTATATCCGGAGGACCAATATAATCAGTATCTAAATTTTTAATCATTGAGGCGATGGTGGAAAGAGCATCAACCAACTCATTCTGTGTCCCGGGAGCGTGTCTGAACTCAATCTTGCAAAATCTCTTGCACAACTTCTGTATATATTGCACATACGGTGTGGTTTTTGCGTTCTTTAaagcccattctccttgaacatGATGAATCAACAAATCTGAATCTCTAATAACCAGGAGTTTGTGAACACTCATGTCGATGCCATTTTAAAACCAAGGACACAAGCTTCATATTCAGCCATGTTGTTCGTGCAATCAAATTGGAGTTTAGCCGCCATGGGATAGTGTTGACTAGATTCTGACTCTAAGACTGCCCCAACACCTCTTCCTTGATGATTTGctgctccatcaaagaatagcCTCCATCTAGGATATGCTTAAGAAATATCTTCACCTACAAACGATACTTCTTTATGAGGAAAATAAGTATTGAGCAGTTCATACTCTTTATCAACaggattttctgcaagatgattAGCCAAGGCCTGTGCTTTTATCGCCTTCTGGTCACATACACAATTTCAAATTCGCTCAAAAGCATTTGCCATTTAGGCAAATTTTCGGTCGGCATcgccttttaaaaaatatacttcaagGGGTCCATCCAGGAAATGAGGTACGTagtataagaagacaaataatgcCTCTGTTTTTGGGCAATCCATGTCAATGCAAAACACGTTCTCTCCAGAAGAGTATAACGAGACTCATATGGAGTTAATTTCTTGCTTATGTAATAAATATCTCTCTTTCTTCCCTTTCTCGTCATGTTGACCAAGTATGCATCAAAATGTGTTATCTGCGATAGACTAGCAACTAAGTACTCCTTTTACGCGGAGGCACCAACACCGGCGGATTGGACAGatagttcttgatagcatcaaaaGCAGTTGACATtcttcagtccactttgtcaaagcgtctttcttcaacagcttgaagataggctcacacaccacaGTTGATTGGGCTAAGAATCAActgatgtagttcaacctctctaagaaactcatcacctcctTCTTAGTCTTCGGAGGAGATAAATCTTGAATTGCCTAATCTTGGAAGGGTCGAGCTCAATACCTCTTCTGATGattataaatcccaacaacttgtCGGCTGGCACTCAAAAAGCACATATAGCGGGATTTAATTTCAAGTTATAATGGCACAGATGATCGAAGAACTTCTTTAAATGTGTTAAGTGGTTCGAACTCTCGCGGAACTTTATTATGACATCTTCTACATACACCTCgatctccttatgaatcatgtcatgaaatatGGTTTTCATAGCCCTCATATAAGTAGCACCAACATTTTTGAGGCTGAATGGCATCACTctgtaatgatatacaccccaagaCGTAATGAAAGTTGTCTTTTCTGCATCTTTCTCTTCCATCCTGATGATAACCTACATAACAATCCACAAACgactgcatttcatgcttagcaAAGTTATCGATCAGAATATGAATGTTTGGCAACAGAAAATTGTCCTTTTGGCTTGCTTTGTTGGAATATCTATAATTGACACAAATTCTGATTTTCCCATCTTTTTTGGCAATCGAAACAACATTGTCCAACCAAGTCGGATATTGCGTCACTTCCACTAATCGATACTCGATCTGTTGGGTGTTCTCTTCTTTAATCTTCAAACTTAACTCAGGCTTGAACTTCCGAGCCTTCTGTTTCACTGGACTGAACCCTAGATTAATCGGCAACTTGTGAGACACCACATTGGTACTCAACCCAAGCATGTTGCTGACTTCCCAGACGAACACATCAATGTATTCAGTAAGCAAATGAATCAGACCCTTTCTTTGAGCTTCATTCAAGTGGACAATAATTTTAACCTCCTTGACACACTCTTGGTCTCCCGGATTCACAGTCTCTGTTTCTTCCAAATTCAACTTATGCTAAATTTCGAACTGCCAAAATTCCTCACCAACATACTCCGGTACCTCATCTTCCTCTTCATACTCTTTATCCTCGTCATCACtgcttcattttgttcattcagctcgtaacatgacatgacattggcaggtttaaaattaatattgctAAAATCATAAACAGACAAAGTTAGGAAAGTAAATATAGTAGATAAGTAAATACACAAGCTTTCAGAAAAGGggctttcattcaaattggAAATTAATGCAAACTTTTGCCATGGAGGTGGCTGTGTTGTATTTTTAATCATCAccgggggggggaggggggaacTTTAAAATTCGAGCAATTAAAGAAAAAGCAAAATGGTGGATCTCGGGCCTCTCTGGACTACCACCGATTTCAAAACATGCATGAACAATGTCCTTCTACCAAGATGATCGGGGAATCAAGATTGGTGTAGAAGTCCAATTCTACAGCTGCTCTCCAGGCTCAGCATTGCAGATACCTGCTAGATCGACTTTGTCCTCTATGACAGCATCGATCTCCTGAAAAAGGTCGCATATTCCTTCCACAAGGCCATCATGATCGGTGTACTCCCGGCCCAAAAATTATTGATACAGATGAGGGATAGGCTTAGACAATGCTTTATCActgttcttcttcattttcatctcATCATCTGTGGGGACGTACCCAAAACCATATTTCGGTCCTTTTACAGGGACTGGAATATGAtcaataattccttgggaattCCTTCCAAATCCAAAACCTAGTTCAAACCCATTCTGCAGCATTACAGTGGTGATCATCTTGTACACGGCAGACATAGGACGCTGGGGGGCCAAATCATCACCTATGGCATTTACCAGCTCCACCATGTAGAAATTGGTACCTCACAAGGCTTCATCAATAATAGGAGTCTGTCTACTGGAGTGACTTCTTTCCCCATGAATAACCAGTTCTTCGAGCTTCCAAATGAGATTCATCATCTAGTGAAGAGTAGAAGGCACAGCTCCAGCCATATTGATGAAAGGACTTCCTAGAAGAAGGTTATAGATGGTGCCACTGAACTCTGCTGGACCCATTTAGATGTACAGATTCACCATCCCTAACATATCTCTCTATACTCCGTCGAAAGCTATTACATTGCCTTGGTTTTGTTTCAGCTTCCCCAAGTCAAACCTTAACTGCCTTAGACTCGACAAGGGCAAATGTTGAGACCGGACCCATCGTCCACCAAGACACGGTTTATGACCTTTTCATGGCATATGACAGTGAAATGCAACGCCTTTTGTGCGGCCTCCCTTAAAAGGGAAACTCTTCGTCACAGAAGCTAATCCGATGCCCTCGGATAACTTGGTTGATCATAGCCGCTACATTATCGCTTCTTGTGCCCACAGGGACATATGTGTCATATTGAGCCTTCATCAACACCTGTCTATGCAACTGGGAGATCATCAACAAGGCCCACACAACAATCTAAGTAGGAGTTTTCTCTAGATGATTAACAATTGAATAGTCTTTGGGCTGCATTTTATTCCAGAATTCTTTAGCCTCACCCTCACTTATCGGCCTTTTCCCTTGATCATTCTTCTTTCCTCCAAAAGCCAACTCTTCAGGATTATAACACCTCCCAGGTCGGGTCATACCTTGAGTGGCAGCGGTTTCAATAACAAACTTTGGCCTAGAAGGATCTTCGAATTGCACAAAGGCAACAGCCTTTGCGGGTGTCAGGATCACGAACTCCTTTTTCTCTTTGACGCTCAGCGAGGCCCCAACCCTTTATAACTCATCATGGACAATCGGAGTTACCACCTTAGTCCAGCACCAGTCATCATTCGTCTCTATCATATTGACGCCTCCATCATTCGGAAAAAGATTGGTGTTGACATTGTGCACAACTATTTGAAGAGAAACCATTTCTTTGTCGATCAGATCTTGAATCTTGTGTTTGAGGTTGATTTAATCCTCAGTATCATGTCTAACGTTGTTGGAGTGATACACATATCTTTGATCTGGTCTGAAGAATTTGTAACTAGAATCCACTGACTTGGGCCCCACCGGGTGAATGTATCAAGCCGCAAACAGTCACTCGTACAAATTTATTCAGCTTTCAGCAAGCGCAGTAATGTTTCTGGGGGGTTTCTTCTCTAATATGGGTCGAGGGGTATCATAGTTTCCTTGTTGGGGAAAAGGTATCTCTTCGTAAGTTCTGGTATTTGGAAGGGGAGTTTGGTTTCTTGGATAAGGATTTGTTTGGTAATTCGGTGATGGAGCTTGGTAATTTTTGGGGGCATTTTGGTATACTGGAGTTTCGACTTGATCTATTGGTGAGGGTGCTCTGTAGTTTTCCTGTACATTCGTACAGTTAGGAGCAACATTTTGGTAAATGGAGGATGGAATTTGAAAAAGTGGAGGAGAATTTTGGTAAATGGGAGATAGATTTTGGTAGTTTGGAGGGCGTCATTTTTGTATGTGGAGGTAGCATTTTGATAGATGAGAGGAGCAGTATTTGGATAACGGTTTGCGTGTAGTAAGCCTGGTAAGAATTCTGGGAAGGTCGAGGACGACCTTGGTAGGATGATGATCTTCTGGGGGTCTTCTTCCCCTCGTAAGAGATTGAAGAAacattttctcttttcttttacaaaaaacCCGATGATCTGGATAATGCAGCAACACGGGCAATCTTCCCGATTTTCAACTcatcttcgatagtctcaccaaccTTGACAATCTTAGCAAATTTTTCTCCAATGAGCAATATGATTCTATCATAGTATTCGGGCTCTTGTACCCGCACAAACACTTCAACTATCTCCTTTTCGGACATAGGAGGCCGCACTCTAGCTCCCTCCTTACGCAACCTATACGAAAACTCTCTGTAGCTTTCGTTGGAATTTTGCTTCATCTTTTCTAGAGAGTAGCGATCAAGAATGATTTCCATGTTATAACAAAACCAATTGATAAAATCCTTGTCAAGCAAATTCCAACTGGGCCATTGTCCGGTCTCATGGGAAGTGAACCATTCTAGAGCCTCCCCACATAGACTTTGTCTAAACAACCGCATCAGCAAAGCTTCATCTGTACAAACCCTGACAAGCTGGTCGCAGTAGGCTCTCAGATGAGACATAGGATTCCATACTCCTTCAAAAGTATCAAATTTTAGAATCTTGAACCCTTCAGGGAGGTCTAGATTCGgatagatgcataagtcttcGTAGTTCAAACTGGCGACGTCAAGAATGCGTTGAAATTCCTTTATTGCTTTTTGGATCTCCTTCTTTATGTCTATCTTTGCGTCCTCTTCTTTCACCTTCCACTCTCTTTCTTGCTCCTCATAATGATGGAGCTCAAAACCGTTCACATCCTGCTTATTTGGAATGGCAATTTGAAAGGTGGTTTTTCTGGGTAGAGGTGGAGCTACGGAGGGACTTTGGCCATTTTGGGTAGTTTGGTAATTTTGCGAGTAGGTTTGGGTATtagtatttctttttggtggtgGTGTGAA is part of the Solanum pennellii chromosome 8, SPENNV200 genome and harbors:
- the LOC107027480 gene encoding uncharacterized protein LOC107027480 gives rise to the protein MSVHKLLVIRDSDLLIHHVQGEWALKNAKTTPYVQYIQKLCKRFCKIEFRHAPGTQNELVDALSTIASMIKNLDTDYIGPPDIELKEHLVHCLHVEAELDNLPWYFDTKKYFESEIYSEDATSNQKKLIRRMALNFFLSGEVLYRSTPDLGLLRCIDVVEIVKLIEQIHAGVCVAIDYFTKWVEAASYKSVTKEVVADFVRNNLIYRIGVTESIITDNDANLNSHLMRDIRDQLRLLTETQPLIVLK